In Vicugna pacos chromosome 1, VicPac4, whole genome shotgun sequence, a single window of DNA contains:
- the LOC116276577 gene encoding keratin-associated protein 22-1-like, giving the protein MSFYNNYYGGLGYGYGGLGCGYGCGYGGYGYACYRPCCYGRYWSSGFF; this is encoded by the coding sequence ATGAGCTTCTACAACAACTACTATGGTGGCCTGGGCTATGGCTATGGTGGCCTGGGATGTGGCTATGGATGTGGCTACGGTGGCTATGGCTATGCCTGCTACCGCCCATGCTGCTATGGAAGATACTGGTCTTCTGGCTTCTTCTGA
- the LOC140700396 gene encoding keratin-associated protein 19-7-like, with protein sequence MSFYNNYGGLGYGYGGLGCGYGCGYGGYGYACYRPCCYGRYWSSGFY encoded by the coding sequence ATGAGCTTCTACAATAACTATGGTGGCCTGGGCTATGGCTATGGTGGCCTGGGATGTGGCTATGGATGTGGCTACGGTGGCTATGGCTATGCCTGCTACCGCCCATGCTGCTATGGAAGATACTGGTCTTCTGGCTTCTACTGA